The Colletotrichum higginsianum IMI 349063 chromosome 2, whole genome shotgun sequence genome has a segment encoding these proteins:
- a CDS encoding FAD binding domain-containing protein: MSEEYDVLICGSGSAGLCAAVWLARCGINFKILERRGGPLEQGQADGVQVRTVEILEHLGLSEDVLKEAYHVLELAFWSPDTTTGGGGIRRSHLEPDTEPGLSHLPHVILNQARINEFLIRDIVKSSGASHIRYRSEIREVVVDSEAARDPDAHCVTVKSIEDGVERTYRAKYALGCDGAHSAVRKSLGFKMIGDSTDVVWAVMDVYPRTDFPDIRKKCVVQSDAGNLVIIPREGDEKVRFYMEMPVAAAPGEVTPERVKERLDAIFRPYRVDIAETSWFSAYSIGQRLADRFTRDHRVFLTGDACHTHSPKAGQGMNVSLQDGYNVGWKLAAVLRGRARPSVLETYVSERRRTASDLIDFDRQFARMFSSAYRKEHGYSTEDFQEYFIKSGRYTAGLATRYGPSMLVRTGADDDLARGVKPGMRFPSAQVVRFSDAKAMQLSRAIHADSRWYLVIFPGDAAQHRSNERLHKLADDLDAILKWVTASGTDINSFLNPLLVLKSDRKTLDDKTIPGIFTPHTGKWKVKCLQNILVDDESYHAGRGEAYAKYGVDPDAGAMVLVRPDQYVAAVFALENTESLRNFLESFTPGLSNGVHESA; the protein is encoded by the exons ATGTCAGAAGAGTACGACGTCCTCATCTGCGGCAGCGGCTCGGCCGGGCTGTGCGCGGCCGTCTGGCTGGCCCGTTGCGGCATCAACTTCAAGATCCTCGAGCGGCGCGGAGGCCCCCTCGAGCAAGgccaggccgacggcgtccagGTCCGCACcgtcgagatcctcgagcacctcggcctGTCCGAGGACGTGCTGAAGGAGGCCTACcacgtcctcgagctcgcctTTTGGTCGCCggacaccaccaccggcggcggcggcataCGCAGGTCGCACCTCGAACCCGACACCGAGCCCGGCCTCAGCCACCTGCCCCACGTCATCTTGAACCAGGCGCGGATCAACGAGTTTCTGATTCGGGACATTGTGAAGTCGTCGGGGGCGTCGCATATCCGCTACAGAAGTGAGATCCGCGAGGTCGTTGTCGACAGCGAGGCAGCACGGGACCCAGATGCCCACTGCGTGACCGTGAAATCGATCGAGGATGGGGTTGAGCGTACCTATCGTGCGAAATACGCGTTG GGCTGCGACGGCGCCCACAGCGCCGTCAGGAAGTCGCTGGGGTTCAAGATGATCGGGGACAGCACCGACGTCGTATGGGCCGTCATGGACGTCTACCCGAGGACCGACTTCCCCGACATCCGCAAGAAGTGCGTGGTCCAGTCCGACGCCGGCAACCTCGTTATCATCCcgcgcgagggcgacgagaaggTCCGGTTCTACATGGAGAtgcccgtcgccgcggcgccgggcgAGGTCACGCCCGAGCGGGTCAAGGAGCGGCTGGACGCCATCTTCCGGCCGTACCGggtcgacatcgccgagacGTCCTGGTTCTCGGCCTACTCGATCGGccagcgcctcgccgaccGCTTCACCCGGGACCACCGCGTCTTCCTCACCGGCGACGCCTGCCACACGCACTCCCCCAAGGCCGGCCAGGGCATGAACGTCAGCCTGCAGGACGGCTACAACGTCGGCTGGAAgctggccgccgtcctccggGGCCGGGCCCGCCCGTCCGTCCTCGAGACCTACGTCTCGGAGAGGCGGCGGACCGCCAGCGACCTGATCGACTTTGACCGGCAGTTCGCCCGCATGTTCTCGTCCGCGTACCGCAAGGAGCACGGGTACTCGACCGAGGACTTCCAGGAGTACTTCATCAAGTCGGGCCGATACACCGCCGGGCTCGCGACGCGCTACGGGCCGTCCATGCTGGTACGGACCGGCGCGGATGACGACCTGGCCCGGGGCGTGAAGCCCGGCATGCGGTTCCCGAGCGCCCAGGTTGTACGTTTCTCGGACGCCAAGGCGATGCAGCTGTCGCGGGCCATACACGCAGACTCGAGATGGTATCTGGTCATCTTTCCGGGTGACGCTGCTCAGCACCGTTCAAATGAGCGTCTGCACAAG CTTGCCGACGATCTCGATGCTATTCTGAAATGGGTCACGGCGTCCGGGACGGATATCAACAGCTTTCTAAACCCGTTACTGGTGCTGAAGTCTGATCGTAAGACCCTGGACGACAAGACGATCCCCGGCATCTTCACGCCTCATACAGGGAAATGGAAAGTCAAAT GCCTCCAGAACATCTtagtcgacgacgagagctATCATGCAGGCCGTGGCGAAGCGTACGCCAAGTACGGCGTCGACCCAGACGCGGGCGCCATGGTTCTCGTGCGGCCGGACCAAT ACGTCGCTGCTGTATTTGCGCTTGAAAACACCGAGTCTCTCCGGAACTTCCTCGAGTCCTTCACCCCCGGCCTGTCAAACGGTGTTCATGAGAGCGCGTGA